GGTGTAGTCCCACATCAGGAGCCTCTCCCCTCCAGTCCTTGATGGTTTCCAGGGCTTGTAACAATTCCAGCTCTCAACCAACAcggtggggctgctgctgagtgtGTTTTGATGTGACTTCTCCCCCAAATGAGTCATTTGCCACGCAGCTGCTCACACCCCCCATTCAGCCCTGCAAGCTCTCTGCCTTCCAAATCTGCTGCCTTTTATGGCAGAGTTTGCTTTAACCCTTGGTTTTCTGAGACACTTGATTTAAGTTCAGCAATTTTGCAGCTCAGTGAGCTGGGAAGATGCCTGAAGCAATATtcttaaaggagaaaaaggataGAGGTTTATTGGTTAGCCAGTGCTTCATCATCCAACACACACAAAAGGCACCTTGGGACAGcaaaaaacaagaaagcaaacaacaaGAAAGCTGTGAAAACCAAGCAGAGATTAGACCTCAAATGTTTTGTCTCTCATTTGTGCCATAGCTCATTTTACTGGCACTTCAGGTGCTGGGGTGATGGAGGGCACTGAAAAATGTGCTGTGCAGCTTGGAGTAGTGGGAGACATCACTGGTGAGCACCAGTTCTGAGGAGACTGTGAGAGAGACTGAGGATGCAGGGAGAATACAAATCTGGATGTAGCAATTACATGGAGTTTCAACTGGATGTGATTTTTCCTTACCTAGCAGCCAGAAATCATGCCTGCTGTTGCCATGCAGCATTGAAGGAGCAGCTCTTTTACTCCTGTGGAAGCTGGGTCACAGCTGAGTGTAAATAATCCCATTATTCAGTGTAATTAGTGCAGGTTTCCACAGGGGTTGACTCTGGATGTGCAAttgaatggaaaggaaaagtgtGTGGTTTTGATATAGTAGTTCTGCTGCAAAATGTGAACAGAACTACTGCAGCTGTATTTGCAAAGCATTAAGATCACTAATACTACCCTTTTTTGAGGTTTCTGTGGCTTGTAGTGGGAGTTGCTTTCCAGattctgcagaaaaaatttgctttatCATCTCTCTGAAAATAAACCTGGAATCCTTGAGTCCAGCAGCACGAGGCTGGTGTTTGGCTGTGTAGCCACTGTGCTTCTAGTGTACACTTCAAAATGAAATGGATGAGATTCAAATGTTGGTGCAATTACCCCATGCCAAGAAAAGGTTTATTTACCATGCACACCGTGTAAACCATGAGGGTTCAGTCTTCAATTTCTCCTTGATGTGGGGTTCCTTCTGGAAATTTTGCCCAGCTCGGTGGAGGAAACCCGCTGGGAGCAGGGAGTTTGGGTGGGAGCAGGCGCTGCAGGAAGGCTCCTGCAGTGTGTGGGTGTTCAGGTGCGCTGTGCAGCTGGAAGTGTCTCACCTGTCCCCGGGCCCCGCAGGTTGTCCTGGTCACCGACGGCTGCCTGGGCATCGGCAGGGGCTCCCTGCGCCACTCCCTGGCCACCCACAGCCAGCGCAGCGACAGCAACAGGTTCCCACTGCCCTTCCCGTTCCCGTCCAAGCTCTATGTCATGTGCATGGCCAACCTGGAAGAGGTGATGTCATATTCTTTGTTGCATTGGATAATTGTTGGTCTTCTCTGAGCTAACGACCAGGTCAGCACAAAACATTGTGTTGATGTTCTTGTGCTTAAGGTTTAGTTGACATTCTGGTGCTTAGTTACTGGCTGAAAGAGAATTAAAAGTTTATTATTGCACTGTTATTATCTACTGCTACTGCATTATTACCATAATCTTTATAAATCATGTCAGTTTGTCCCTGGGGAGTATTATGGAATTTTAATGTCTCTGTTTATATTACTACTGCATTAATTACGTTGAATGCTTTTGGGGTTCTTCTTAATCTACAGTTAAGTTCTTGAATAAATTACTTGTGTTGTAAAGATGCTCAGCACTTAAGACACAGTGGCTGTATGTAGAAATGTGAGAGGGGAAAACTGAAGTCTCCAAGCCAGTGTTCAAAACACCTTCCCTTAGTTTTGAAGGAAAGGTGtcagttttcttcctcctttctctttcttttgcaaATTTCAATCCcagctttaaaaatctttacagGAGTTAGAATTCTGTTGCATAAAcgtttgtttaaaaagaagccTATTGGACTAATATTCATTAGATTAAGTTTCATTAATAGCATTGCTTTTGATTTGACACCTGTATTCTTGTGTCCTTCACAGAAGGGTTTTCTGCTTAGGCATCAATTAGATATCTCAGCTTCATGCTCTTTGTCAAGGATTATTCTTTTGATTAAGCTGGGTGATTGAAGCACTGTAAACATCTCAAAATAActgggaaatatttaaaataaatatttaaaataaataatctatTTCTGATAAGTAATAAGAGAACATTGCCTGGGAGACAAAGAATGTTGGTTTATttggaaagaagagagagaacaaaaagtCATGGGAGCATTCAATCAGATGCTTTTTGCTGtgttctgtgtattttctttaaaaatactggtTAGTacaaaagagaataaaaagaacactcaacaaaaatatttccccttctttttctgcagcttcaaAGCACAGATTCCTTAGACTGCCTGGAACGGCTCATTGATTTAAACAATGGGGAAGGGCAGATTTTCACCATTGATGGCCCCCTGTGCCTGAAGAATGTGCAGTCCATGTTTGGGTGAGCACACTCATAGATAACTGACCTTTGGGAAGGTCTTCAGTTGGTatctcaaaaggaaaacaaatacaatAAGAAATCTGGTGATATGAGATGTTCTAATTaaactcttttcttttattgttttatgatcTTGTTAactgtaatttcattttggtCTTCACTGGTTATGGTCAATATTTATTTAGTCATTGTAACCAAACTGTAGCATCTGTTTATGCTTGGCAGATAGAAGGCAGTAATTTCCATAATTATTGTTCATCTTCCATGAGTGGGATAATGCTGCTTTGTTTCATAATTTAGCAATGCTAGAACTATTGAATTAACTGTAGTTAAAAAAAGTTTAGGAGCTAAATTAGTGTGCTTTAGACAAACTACTTTCATTTAATATGTATTATGTTTTCCTTAATAACTGTGTTCTAGAAAGCTAATAGACCTGGCTTATACACCATTCCATGCTGTCCTCAAGTGTGGCCATTTAACATCTGATGTGCAAGTATTTCCCAGACCAGAGCCTTTCATTATAGATGAGGAAATAGACCCCATTCCTAAAGCAATTAATACAGGTAACAAATCTTTGATTGCTTTTTTACTAAAAGCCATTTGATTTCTGCCCTTTCACTACCACCTCTCATCCTGTGGAGTTATTGCCTCATCCACTTTGTTTCTGCAAGGATCAGTCTACAATTGTGTAATTTTTTGGTGTATGTGTGACACCAGGGAACAAAAATATCATCCTGCTTCATCCATGTGTACCTGGCTAAAGGGCTGCAGTATGGCAGAGGCACTTTCAGAGCTCAGGGTAACAATTTCTAGGGGTAGAGACTGGGAGACAGCCACAGGCTGTTTTCCATGAACACCCTCATAAGCTTCAGGGAGGagaaattatctttaaaaacaaCTGTGCAAAGAAAAACCTTCCCAGCCCCCCTGTCAGTGGACACAGCTCCCGTGAGCAGCAGgtatttgctttttctcttttggaatTTGTAAGACAGCAGTGGATTGTGTACAGTGTAAATAGCAAGGTGCCCAGTTATGTAActgtccagcagcacagctcgTGGGCAGCAGTCTGTGCTGAAAGTCAtctttaaaagctgtgtgttttatacacatatatttatacacatatattaTAAGTATTTCTAACTTATTAACCCTTTGCACTCCAGTTCAGTTTGGGTTCTCTAGTGCTGCCTTTAGTCATTGCTTCAAAAAACCTGGTGGTGGTGATGTTAAATAGCCTCTGaatacatttcatttatttccaaatgtaaCTTAAACTGTCTTTAATCTGATTTAAATCTGTTGTCTCCCTGCAGATCTAGAAATTGTTGGGTTTGTAGATATTGCAGACATTTCCAGCCCTCCTGTCTTATCCAGACACTTGGTACTGCCCATTGCACTTAATAGAGGTGAGCAAGTTGGGTTTATTTCAGCAAAAACTACTTTAAACTTCCCTTGTAATGAGGTTTGGACTGGaaacacagggtttttttttgctttatcaATATACCAGATGTCACATTTTTGTGAttgcattaaaattaaaaccttaACCACAAGCTCTCTTATTTTGCATACTGTGTTCTTTGTGAAGTTCATAGAGGGGCCAGGGTCCTTACAACATCATTATTAATAGAACATGCTAAACCTACAGTTCAGAATAATAATAAGACATGAAATATGTGGTGCAGGATGAATATTTAATGCCCTTGAGTACAATGCAGTGGAACATTTATGTATCATTATTGTGCCACTTTGCCCAAGCAGTTCATTCTGCAGCTGTTTGTTCTACAAAAGTATTAATTAACTCTTGCAGGCAGACAGTAAAGGGTGGTGTCATGGAAACAGATCTCTTGTGTTTGAATTTATTctcatgttttctctttctttgctttgaTTCCTCCCCAGAGGGGGATGAGGTGGGACCTGGGATCACAGATGACACTGAAGATGAGAATTCAGCTAATCAGATTGCTGGGAAAATCCCCaacttctgtgttttattaCATGGCAGCCTGAAAGTGGAAGGCATGGTGGCTCTCGTCCAGTTGGGGTATGGAGCTGGATGTCTGCCTGAAAAATCTCTTACTTTGCTCATTTAGgctttatttataaattatgcTTATTTATATCTGTATTCTGTGCAGAACTCTGCACTGCTAGACTAAGCTGTGGATTTTTAATTGCAGATTTGTTTCTGTCAGTACAAATTGCAAACATTGAGCCTCCACACAGTGAGAGGGAGGCACATTCTATGCAGAGGGGTGGAAGATTTTCAGCCTTTGAGGGTTTGCTCTTTTCCACAGGCCAGAGTGGTATGGAATGCTTTATTCACAAGCTGATAGCAAGAAGAAATCAAACCTCATGATGTCACTCTTTGAACCTGGTCCTGAGCCCCTCCCATGGCTGGGGAAGATGGCACAGCTTGGCCCCATTTCAGGTACTGGTCATACTCCTCTGAGTAACTCTTAACCATTCAGTGCTGTGTAAATGATCTTGGCAATTCTTGGTTGCTAAatctagaatttattttttctcccagatGCAAAAGAAAATCCTTATGGAGAGGATGACAATAAGAGCCCTTTCCCTTTGCAGCCCAAGAACAAGCGCAGCTATGCTCAGAATGTCACTGTCTGGATCAAACCCAGTGGCCTCCAGGTAATGAGCCAGGTTGTGCTGCTTtacctggagcagcaggagccatctCAGCAGGAACTGCAGTCTGTGCATGTCTTGCCCATTTAGTGTAATtgctttattgcttttctttcatttttataaacaCTGCCTCTTTACAATGTCATGATTAAAATGCAATCAGAAAGCATAGCTTGTTTAATGAGAGCTGTGTCTCCAGTGAAGCATCTGGCTTGGTTTATTTGATTAAGTATAATTACCAGTTATGTTTCAGCCTTTGTGAGCTGCAGTTTTGTCAATGGTCAGGATAATTTATCCATAAAGAGTTGGGGGTTGTTCTGCACCTTCCCCCAGAAGCTGCCAAGattattggatttttttttctcttttctgcagaCAGATGTACAGAAGATCTTGAGAAATGCAAGGAAACTTCCTGAGAAAACACAAACCTTCTATAAAGTGAGTAACATTCCAGGCTGGCCGAATTTGATCCATAGTGATGGTGGTGCATTTGACAGAGGAACCACAGTGTGTTCTGTTCAGGCTTGCAGTGCTCTGCAAAAACTTGCAGACTGGTAAGGTGAGACAGGGGCGTCTCATTTCAATGGTCTGGCACTACATTTTCTGTCATAGATGTGTCATGTCTACAAATGCCCCTCATGACCTCTGCTACTTCCATGGTGAACTTCTATGCTGTTGTCCAGGCAGAAATTAACAGGGATCAGAGAGGAATAGGAACACAGATGGCATTCTGAGTCTTGAAAATGTCTCCTCCTGAATTTTATCTGCAACTGAAGCAGAGAAAGACAAAGTTCCAGGCACATTTGGCCACACCATAATGATCCATTACCAGACTGTAGCTGGAGGTAATTATTCCTCTTGCAAGCTTAGTGCTGAAGCAGTTTGGTTTTGCAGCCTCCAGAGTCCTGAAGAATGAATACCCTGCCTGAGTGCACATAAGCACTGTTCAGTttatagggaagaaaaatcagtgtttctaCATTTTACTGGACACTCTGGTCAAAGGCAGCAGTCAGTCAGTGAAGCCTAAGCttccctgctgggacacagacAAAGCAGGCAGGTACAATAGCTGAATGCACAAAAGGAAGAAGTGGAGGCTTATAGAAAAGGATCAAGGGAAGACCACTGTTATCATCTTCAGCCCTGACTTTCTATCCACGAGCAGCTGGACAgtttccagcagctgcactgtgagtaacatcacttttaaaaacagatacAGGAAACCCACGTTTGATGTCGAGGCTTGGAGTGGCTTTAAAAGGGGTTTTGTGTCTTTGCAGGAGCTGAATCGTTTGCGAAAGGCAGCTCTGGCCTTTGgcttcctggagctgctgaagggcGTGGCAGACATGCTGGAGCGGGAGTGCACGCTGCTCCCCGACACCGCCCACCCCGACGCCGCCTTCCAGCTCACACACGCGGCCCAGCAGCTCAAAGTGGCAAGTACCGGAGCCTCGGAATATGCTGCCTATGATCACAACATTGCTCCTCTGCAGACAGACTTTTCCAGTAGCAGCACTGAGAGAATGTGAAGTCTCCATTTTGGGAGCTTCTCTAGATTAAGGCTTAAGCGGTTCAGATTTTCTTCTGGCCTGTTCAGTCACTGTTTGAAGAACTTCCTATCCTAATGGGGAAGTTTTGTATCAGTGCTCTCTAAACAAACGTAGCTCGTTTGTGGTGGCTTTTAGTCAGACCTGGAAACTGTGGAAAGTGTCCCAAACCCAGTGATGATGTTGGATGATGGGTGGAAATTATTTGGTACAtgtgaggagagaaaaaaatgccattgGCAGCTCTTGGATTTTGGCCTCCCCAAAATGCAGTTACTGCAGAGCTGAACTCGCTGGTGAAAGTATCCTAAAAGGCAGCTACTACACTTTAAACATCAACTTGATTAGTCCAAAGAAAGGTGTGAGAAGCACCCTGCAAGATCAGATACAGAACTGATTTTGGGGTGTTGGCCCTGACTTTATGCCCAACTTGACAGACAGTTTGTACTAAGCATTATCACTTGCATTGCagtgcttttgcttttgaaagtaACGTGATCTTGGGACAcatgtttttttatttgcataataCAAATAAAGAGTAATTCttcatgaaaatttaaattggATTTGTTCCATTTTCATAGCAGGCTATGTACCCCAAAACATTGACCTGGCAAAGGCTCAGGTCCCAGCTGTTTATCTCAAGTTAAATATCAGATTATACAACTTCTAAGGAAGTTGTATAATTTGAAAGAACAAACAACTGAACTAAAACAAAATTTGGTTGTAAATCTTTATTAATAGAAACACATTCTTTCTGAAGGACTAAAATTCAGTAGTGTAAGATCCATGACAGCTTGCACTAGGTACCACAGTTTCACTGATGAATGCATACAGATTTCATAACAGAGGTTTAAATGCCCAGAGAAGAAATCAAAGGATGAAAGTGATCCTTGCTGTTCTGTTACTCAGCTAATTCAACCCTTTCACATACTTCAAACATAGGTACAGTGTGTGCTAAGTGAAATATTGTGTAAATAGTGCTCAACTCTCCTGAGTAAAGTAGGCTGTGCTTCTCCCAAAGAGAAGTTGTATCTCGCCTCTTGTTGACAGAACACAATTTGTGAAATGCAGCGTGGAGCTTGTACTGCTTCTATGTTAGTCTCCTCCTAACACTATTTCATGTACAGTAACAAGCACTGGGTCCATATCACAAACCTTCTGTTGTTTGTtacttttaatatatataaaataattttctggagGGTTCATATTGTTTTACAATAGAAAAAGATAAATAGTAACATGGCACTAAGCTAATCTCAGCTTGTGTCTGTTCTGGATTGCTGGCAttgctctgcagtgcctggggcagTGGCAGTTGGGAAACAACCTGTTCATAACCACAGTGCAGTTTGAACTAAACTTGCTGTACATTTCTAAGCTGGGTTAAGGAGGCCAGAGGAATCTGGGATCAGCTACAGGAGGCTCAGTGTGAAGAAGGACATGCTGAAATAAAGTCAACTGAGCCAGAGGTTTCCAGGTGAGACAGCAGATGACCTGAAATGTGGGGGGAGCTTCTCTTTGGTGGTGGTAGTGATGGTTAAaaccaggaaagagaaaagggtcCTTCAAACCGTGTGTGGGATCTCCCTTACTAAGATTTGATATGTGTTATCTAAATAATACAGTTTATTTGACCCCCCTGTTCCATCCCCCCAGGAGCCTGTCAACCATACACACCAACTTCTCTGCTGCACCCCTAAATGCAGGTAGCAGAGTGACTTTGCTGCCTTGCTGAAGGCTGTAAATAcaggagccacagccctgccaggatgGATCAGAGGGGCCCCATCTACCATGAGAATTCCACATTCTCCCTTTGCATGGGTTGGATGGAGTTGTGTTGGGGTTCACGTGCCAGGGGAAAGATGGTACCTATGTTCCCTTGTTTTGTTACATTTCAGTGCTTGTTCTACCAACCAGGAAAGCGTTTCTGCCCTCATGGCAGCTTCCTTTCCCTAATGACTGGACAGGATCTGTTGCTACAGGAATACACATTGCTATGGTCCACACAGAGCTCCTATCCTGTTAAGGTTCAACTAGAAACAGACTAACTTGGTAGCATTTAAAAGCATTAGCCACTTCCAGTTTTAATTCTGCATCATCAATaatgctgcagaagaaaaggggGGTATATACTGAGCAAGTTTATCCCAGTGGTTGATAAACACCCAAACACTGCACAGTGGCCTCAGACTGTGCCTCCTCCTGTCATCaagatgcctcccaggaaaagcacaggCCAGCAAAGAGCATATCCCACGTCAGAAGCCCTATCTGCATGCAATATTGAAAGAGCAAATCTCCAATTAAAAGATAAACTATTTCTATTTAGTGCTGCTCCACTGATTATAAGCATATCATATGCAGATAATAGGATTTCTTTCTAATATGCTGGTTGACAGGATACAAGTTTAAATGTTCAATGGTAAATGCCATGCATAGATGATGGAAAGGGAACAAAATCCAATATAAGGGAATGTTACCTGAATTCACTATGAAATCATGAAATCTAGCGTGGTcatttcattttacaaaatTCTTTCATTACAGTGGGTAAAACCGTAAGAATTAGAGGCTTATCTTGTCCCCAAGTGAGAGAAGAAAGCATTGCAGTCCTGCTTCACttcatctttctcttctttGGTCCAAGGTGCTGTTTCCTTTGCTTGTAGAGGTGACGGAAGTTTACAAATACCCCTGGAA
The DNA window shown above is from Serinus canaria isolate serCan28SL12 chromosome 10, serCan2020, whole genome shotgun sequence and carries:
- the INTS14 gene encoding integrator complex subunit 14, producing MPTVVVMDVSLSMTRPVSVEGSEEYQRKHLAAHGLTMLFEHMATNYKLEFTALVVFSSLWELMVPFTRDYNTLQEALSNMDDYDKTCLESALLGVCNIVQQEWGAAIPCQVVLVTDGCLGIGRGSLRHSLATHSQRSDSNRFPLPFPFPSKLYVMCMANLEELQSTDSLDCLERLIDLNNGEGQIFTIDGPLCLKNVQSMFGKLIDLAYTPFHAVLKCGHLTSDVQVFPRPEPFIIDEEIDPIPKAINTDLEIVGFVDIADISSPPVLSRHLVLPIALNREGDEVGPGITDDTEDENSANQIAGKIPNFCVLLHGSLKVEGMVALVQLGPEWYGMLYSQADSKKKSNLMMSLFEPGPEPLPWLGKMAQLGPISDAKENPYGEDDNKSPFPLQPKNKRSYAQNVTVWIKPSGLQTDVQKILRNARKLPEKTQTFYKELNRLRKAALAFGFLELLKGVADMLERECTLLPDTAHPDAAFQLTHAAQQLKVASTGASEYAAYDHNIAPLQTDFSSSSTERM